One region of Methanobrevibacter sp. genomic DNA includes:
- a CDS encoding RNA-guided pseudouridylation complex pseudouridine synthase subunit Cbf5, giving the protein MKFDMVTKSKSFTSPEFGSKPEDREITDYISKGVINLDKPSGPTSHEIDSWVKRILNLEKSGHGGTLDPKVTGILPVGLNDATRAIQLLLTAPKEYVCLLTFHQDVEEERIREVFAEFTGKIFQLPPVKSAVKRELRTRNIYYSTIYEIEGRDVLFRIGCEAGTYVRTYCHNIGEALGVGAHMAELRRTQVGSFNEKNNLVTLQDVTDAYHFWKEDGDESFLRQAIMPMERAADYLPKIVIKDSAVDAVCHGADLANGGIAELADNIQKNDIVAIETLKGELVGAGRSLLTSNEILEADSGFAVNVSKVFMKPETYPRFWK; this is encoded by the coding sequence ATGAAATTTGACATGGTTACTAAATCTAAAAGTTTCACCTCTCCTGAATTTGGTTCTAAACCAGAAGACAGGGAAATTACTGATTATATTTCAAAAGGTGTAATCAATTTAGACAAACCCTCTGGTCCAACATCTCATGAAATCGATTCCTGGGTTAAACGTATTTTAAATTTAGAAAAATCCGGACATGGTGGAACATTAGATCCGAAGGTTACTGGTATACTGCCAGTAGGACTTAATGATGCAACACGTGCAATACAATTATTGTTAACCGCTCCAAAGGAGTATGTGTGCTTATTAACATTCCATCAGGATGTGGAAGAAGAAAGAATCCGTGAAGTTTTCGCTGAATTTACAGGTAAGATTTTTCAATTGCCTCCTGTTAAAAGTGCAGTTAAGCGTGAGCTGAGAACACGTAACATCTATTACTCTACAATATATGAAATTGAAGGAAGAGATGTGCTTTTCAGAATTGGTTGTGAAGCAGGAACTTACGTTAGAACTTATTGTCACAATATTGGTGAAGCCTTAGGCGTTGGAGCTCATATGGCTGAGCTTAGAAGGACACAGGTTGGTTCATTTAATGAGAAGAACAATCTTGTAACTTTACAGGATGTTACAGATGCATATCATTTCTGGAAGGAAGATGGGGATGAATCATTCTTGCGCCAAGCTATCATGCCAATGGAGAGGGCTGCTGATTACTTGCCTAAAATCGTTATTAAAGACTCTGCTGTTGATGCAGTCTGTCATGGAGCAGATTTGGCTAATGGTGGAATTGCAGAACTTGCAGATAATATTCAAAAAAATGACATTGTAGCAATTGAAACACTTAAAGGTGAATTGGTTGGTGCAGGAAGGTCATTATTAACTTCAAATGAGATTTTAGAAGCAGATTCAGGCTTTGCGGTTAATGTTAGTAAAGTATTTATGAAACCTGAAACTTATCCAAGATTCTGGAAATAA
- a CDS encoding 50S ribosomal protein L14e, translated as MASIEVGRVCVKIAGREAGEKCAIVEIIDENFVEVVGEAVKNRRCNIAHLEPTEDSIDVSGDIDSIKAALADL; from the coding sequence ATGGCATCAATCGAAGTAGGTAGAGTATGTGTAAAAATCGCTGGTAGAGAAGCTGGCGAAAAATGTGCAATTGTTGAAATTATCGATGAAAACTTTGTAGAAGTTGTTGGTGAAGCAGTTAAAAACAGAAGATGTAACATTGCTCACTTAGAACCAACTGAAGATTCTATCGATGTTTCTGGCGATATTGACTCTATTAAAGCAGCTTTAGCTGACTTATAA
- the cmk gene encoding (d)CMP kinase, whose amino-acid sequence MIITIGGLAGTGTTTTAELLSEKLDIPYISAGFVFREMAAERGMSVLEFSEFAEGNDDIDKEIDKRQAQKAKQADNLIIEGRLSAYFVDNADLRLWLVTPFDVRSKRIAEREDKSVEVAKDEIIIREKSEALRYMEIHNIDISNMDIYDLIINTDTFNPEKVSEIIIQTLKVI is encoded by the coding sequence ATGATAATTACTATCGGCGGATTAGCGGGTACAGGAACTACAACTACTGCTGAGTTACTCAGTGAAAAGTTGGATATTCCATATATTTCTGCAGGTTTTGTTTTCAGAGAAATGGCAGCTGAGCGTGGAATGAGTGTTCTTGAATTTAGTGAATTTGCTGAAGGTAATGATGATATTGATAAAGAAATTGATAAAAGGCAAGCTCAAAAAGCTAAACAGGCAGACAATCTAATCATTGAAGGAAGATTATCAGCATACTTTGTTGATAATGCTGATTTAAGGTTATGGTTAGTAACTCCATTCGATGTTCGCTCAAAAAGAATAGCTGAAAGGGAAGACAAATCTGTTGAAGTAGCTAAAGACGAAATTATTATTCGTGAAAAAAGTGAAGCCTTAAGATACATGGAAATTCATAATATTGATATTTCAAATATGGATATCTATGATTTAATTATAAATACTGATACTTTCAATCCTGAAAAAGTATCAGAGATCATTATTCAAACATTAAAGGTGATATAA
- a CDS encoding 50S ribosomal protein L34e, with translation MPANRFRSRSYKRVHKNTPGGENVLRYKKKKPSKHVCAECGKVLHGVPRGRPYEIGKLSKTAKRPNRPFGGYLCSSCARKHFKNEARK, from the coding sequence ATGCCTGCAAATAGGTTTAGATCAAGATCATATAAAAGAGTTCATAAAAACACTCCCGGTGGGGAAAATGTTTTAAGATATAAAAAGAAAAAACCATCTAAGCATGTTTGTGCTGAGTGTGGTAAAGTGTTACATGGAGTTCCTCGTGGACGTCCATATGAAATAGGAAAATTATCAAAAACAGCTAAAAGACCTAACCGTCCATTCGGTGGTTACTTATGTTCAAGCTGTGCTCGTAAACATTTCAAAAACGAGGCTAGAAAATAA
- a CDS encoding DUF106 domain-containing protein, translating into MPDIMGMVYGALNTIFNPILAMDPNPANPALTVLIIAFIVSLITTIANKYLVDQDEMNEIQERNKAFQQELRDAQKRGDGKKIAELQAKQTEMMQDQSKMMTNSFKPMIVTFVPIILIFFWMRTSAISGLVVTLPPAVYWVTLTPFWHFLGHFLYGGNATIPYGIGWLLWYMICTFGMSQILRKFLGFKQGF; encoded by the coding sequence ATGCCAGATATAATGGGAATGGTTTATGGAGCTTTGAATACAATTTTCAATCCTATTTTAGCAATGGATCCTAATCCAGCTAATCCTGCATTAACCGTATTGATTATTGCATTTATTGTTTCATTAATTACAACTATAGCTAATAAATATTTAGTGGACCAAGATGAAATGAATGAAATTCAAGAAAGAAATAAAGCTTTTCAACAAGAATTGCGTGATGCTCAAAAAAGAGGAGATGGAAAAAAGATTGCAGAACTTCAGGCTAAGCAGACTGAAATGATGCAAGATCAAAGTAAAATGATGACCAATTCATTTAAACCTATGATTGTAACTTTTGTTCCGATTATTTTAATATTCTTCTGGATGAGAACTTCTGCAATTAGTGGTTTGGTTGTTACATTACCTCCTGCTGTATATTGGGTTACTTTAACTCCATTCTGGCATTTCTTAGGTCATTTCTTATATGGTGGAAATGCAACTATTCCATATGGTATTGGATGGTTATTATGGTATATGATTTGTACATTTGGTATGAGTCAGATACTAAGAAAATTCTTAGGATTTAAACAAGGGTTCTAA
- a CDS encoding adenylate kinase, translating to MKLVVLTGIPGSGSTTLLGKALEEVDFVHLNYGDIMTEIAIRDKIVNDRDALRKLPAETQKKIQAEAAKEIKARSENDNVIVDTHCTINTPAGFLPGLPIWVLEELQPDQFILVEANPDEIIYRRLNDDTRERDLQKVKEIELHQQMNRATSMAYATLTGATVKIVENHDNHLDSSVKKLVNVLNL from the coding sequence GTGAAATTAGTAGTATTAACAGGGATTCCAGGTTCTGGAAGTACAACTTTACTTGGTAAAGCTTTAGAGGAAGTTGATTTTGTCCACTTAAATTATGGGGACATAATGACTGAAATTGCAATTAGGGATAAAATTGTAAATGATAGGGATGCTTTAAGAAAATTACCTGCTGAAACTCAAAAAAAGATTCAAGCTGAAGCAGCTAAAGAAATAAAAGCTAGATCTGAAAATGATAATGTTATCGTAGATACTCATTGTACTATTAATACTCCTGCTGGATTTTTACCAGGATTACCTATTTGGGTATTGGAAGAATTACAACCGGATCAATTTATTTTAGTTGAAGCAAATCCTGATGAAATTATTTACAGAAGATTAAATGATGATACTCGTGAAAGAGACCTTCAAAAAGTTAAAGAAATTGAATTACATCAACAAATGAACAGGGCTACTTCAATGGCTTATGCTACTTTAACCGGAGCTACTGTTAAAATTGTTGAAAATCATGACAATCATTTAGATTCTTCAGTTAAAAAATTAGTAAATGTATTAAATTTATAG